CCGCAACGCCATCAGCGTCCTCGGCAAGAACATCGACGTCGACACCATGGCCAAGGAAATGGGCACCACCGAAGACGGCACCAACAGCATCAACGACATCACCCCCGTCCTGAACAAGGAAACCGGCAAAACCTACAAGTCCGTCGAAATCAAGACACCCAAGGCCGACGACAAGCAGACCGACACCCTGCGCACCGACATCGTCCGCACCATCGACGACGGCCGCGCGGTCGTAGCCAACATCGCCGGCACCACCACCGACACCGACGGCAACCCCCACGCCTTCGAAGGCGGCCACTACATCAGCATCGTCGGCTACCAGAACGGCGGCAAGACCGTCACCATCGCCGACAGCGCCAACCCGAACACCGCCTCCTACCACATCACCGTCGACCACCTCGCCGACTGGATCGCCACCCGCGGCTACTCGACCTCCTGACCCACAACCACACGAATGGGCCCGACCCCAAGGAACACGGGGTCGGGCCCATTCGCGTATCGAACCGCTGCCTCCCGGTCACCTCGCGGTCATGTCGGCGTCGTCACCCGGACCGCTCGTCCCACCACGCTGGGTGGCACCGGACGGTCTACCCCAGCGGAGGAGCAGCAGTGGCAGCCGAGGAGGCGACAGACCCACCGACAGCCCGCCCCGACGTCAGCGTGATCGTGCCGGTCTACAACACGCTGCGCTACCTGCGGGCCTGCCTCGACTCGGTGCTGCGGCAGACCATCGGGCTCGACCGGATGGAGATCGTGGCGGTGGACGACGGGTCCACCGACGGCAGCGCTCGCCTGCTGGACCGGCTCGCCGCCCGGCACCCCGGCGCCGTCCGGGTGGTGCACCAACCCAACTCGGGCGGCCCCGCCGCGCCCTGCAACCGGGGGCTGGACCTGGCCACCGGCCGGTACGTCTTCTTTCTCGGCTCGGACGACCGGCTCGGCCCGGAGGCGCTGGAACGGCTGGTCGCCGCCGCCGACCGGTACGGCTCGGACGTGGTGCTCGGCAAGGTCGTCGGCGTCAACGGCCGGCACGTCTTCTCCGACGTGTTCGCTGCCGGCAACGCGGTCGACGTGGACCTGTTCGACTCGGCGCTGCCCTGGTCGCTGGCGAACACGAAGCTGTTCCGCCGGGACCTCGTCGACCGGCTCGGGCTGCGGTTCCCGGAGGACATGCCGGTGCTCAGCGACCAGCCGTTCACGCTTGCCGCCTGCTACCACGCCCGCCGGATCTCGGCGCTCGCCGACTACGACTACTACCACGCGGTACGCCGGCTCGACGCCCGCAACATCACCTACCACAGCCGGATCGAGCAGCGCCTGGTGAGCGTGGAACGGCTGTTAGCGTTCGTCGCCGGACTGATCCCGGCCGGCGCGCGGCGGGACGCCGTGCTGCGCCGCCACGTCGGGCTGGAACTGGCGAACCTGGTCGGCGACGACTTCCGCCGGCTGGACCGGGCCGCGCAGGAACGGGTGCACGCGACGGTCCGCCGCCTGGTCGAACGGCACGTCACCGACGGCCTGCGGAACCGGCTCGACATCGAGGCCCGGCTGCGCCTGGGCGCGGTGACCGGCGGCGGCGTCGACGAGTTGCTTGCCGTCATCGACCAGGACACCCGGCGGGGCGTACCGGACACGGTGGTGACGGGCGGCCGGTGGCATGCCGGCTACCGGGGCGCGCCGGCCGCGTGGACCGACGTCACCGATGTCCGCGCCGACTGGCTGGCCCGGCTGGACACCGTCGAGGTGAGCTGGGTCGACGGTGAGACCGTGACGGTGACCGCGCGCAGCCCGTACCCCCGGTTCGCCGTGGCGGCCGGTCCGGTCCGGCTGATGGCCGGGCGGGTCGCCGGCGCCACCCGGCTGGACGCCCGCGACCCGACCGGCCGGACCGTGCGCGCCGACTTCCCGGCGGACCTGCTGCTGGCCGCCAGCGCGGCCAGCGGCCAGCGCCATCCGGTGCGCGCCGAGGTGGACGGCGACCACGGTCGCGGCGCCGCCCCGGTACGCGCGCCCCGGCTCGCCGCCGGCCGGCCCCGCCTGCTGCGGCACGGCGCCCGGCTGTACGGGGTGGCCTCGACCGTCGACCCGCGCAACGGCCAGCTCGTGCTGTCGGTGGTCCCGGTGACCGTGGGCCAACTTGTCGGTCGGCTGCGCCGCCGCTGGCGGGGCAACCCGCCGACGGTGGCGTCCCGACCGGCCCCGGCCCTGGTCCCGGTCACCCCGCCGCGTCCCGGGCGGGGCCACCACGCCGAGCCGGCGCCGACCCCGGTGGAGCGGTTGACCGTCACCCGCTAGCTGTCCTGCCAGGCAGGCGGGGCCTCCCGACGTCAGCGCGGCGGCATGGGGACCTGGAGGTAGGTGGTGCCACGCAGGTCCAGCCAGGCCCGCTCCGGCGCGCGGACCAGGCGCACCATCACCCCGGTGCAGGCCGGGCAGCGCCCCACCAGGCCCGGCGCGTGCGAGTAGACGTGCAGGCCCGCCATCGGGCCGGTCGTGCCGCAGTTGTCGCAGCGCCCGGTGGTGGCGCTGAGGTCGACCGCGAGGAGTTCCCGCAGCGGTCCGTCGAGCATGTTGCCGTCCAGATACGACAGGTCGGTCACGCGTCCTCCTCGGGTCGTCAGCCGGTCGGACCGAACCGCTCGGTCCGCACCCGCCGGGTCGGGTGGCCCAGCCCGACGAGCAGGTCGGCCACGGTCTCCACGAACCCGGTGGGGCCGCAGACGTAGCAGAGCGGCTCCAGGTCCGGCGGCCAGCCGTGACTGTTCACATCGGCCAGCCCGATCCGGTGCGGCTCGCCCCGCCACCCCTCGGGCGCCGTCCGGGTGTAGACGTACGCGACGTCCAGGCCCTGGTCGTCGCGGGCCCGGCGGCGCAGCTCGTCGGCGTAGATCACGTCGTCCGGTGTCCGTACCGAGTAGATCAGCCGGAACGGGGTCCGGCTGCCCGCGGCCCGGCGGGCCCGGACCATGGCCATCAGCGGCACCACGCCGGAGCCGCCGGCCACGAGCAGCACCGGCGCGGTCTCGTCGGTACGCCAGACGAACCAGCCGCCGACCGGCCCGCGGACCTCCACCGGGTCGCCCTCGGCCCAGGTGTC
The genomic region above belongs to Micromonospora sp. WMMD1128 and contains:
- a CDS encoding C39 family peptidase, whose amino-acid sequence is MATTLLRKTVLTAAGIAATTGGIAGPAIAAHATPAPKTAVVADRTSGDRELDVRYQAQPNFYYCGPAAARNAISVLGKNIDVDTMAKEMGTTEDGTNSINDITPVLNKETGKTYKSVEIKTPKADDKQTDTLRTDIVRTIDDGRAVVANIAGTTTDTDGNPHAFEGGHYISIVGYQNGGKTVTIADSANPNTASYHITVDHLADWIATRGYSTS
- a CDS encoding DUF6510 family protein, with the protein product MTDLSYLDGNMLDGPLRELLAVDLSATTGRCDNCGTTGPMAGLHVYSHAPGLVGRCPACTGVMVRLVRAPERAWLDLRGTTYLQVPMPPR
- a CDS encoding glycosyltransferase family 2 protein; protein product: MAAEEATDPPTARPDVSVIVPVYNTLRYLRACLDSVLRQTIGLDRMEIVAVDDGSTDGSARLLDRLAARHPGAVRVVHQPNSGGPAAPCNRGLDLATGRYVFFLGSDDRLGPEALERLVAAADRYGSDVVLGKVVGVNGRHVFSDVFAAGNAVDVDLFDSALPWSLANTKLFRRDLVDRLGLRFPEDMPVLSDQPFTLAACYHARRISALADYDYYHAVRRLDARNITYHSRIEQRLVSVERLLAFVAGLIPAGARRDAVLRRHVGLELANLVGDDFRRLDRAAQERVHATVRRLVERHVTDGLRNRLDIEARLRLGAVTGGGVDELLAVIDQDTRRGVPDTVVTGGRWHAGYRGAPAAWTDVTDVRADWLARLDTVEVSWVDGETVTVTARSPYPRFAVAAGPVRLMAGRVAGATRLDARDPTGRTVRADFPADLLLAASAASGQRHPVRAEVDGDHGRGAAPVRAPRLAAGRPRLLRHGARLYGVASTVDPRNGQLVLSVVPVTVGQLVGRLRRRWRGNPPTVASRPAPALVPVTPPRPGRGHHAEPAPTPVERLTVTR
- a CDS encoding ferredoxin reductase; protein product: MTAPTTGSRVVPLTWRVARLVERRVETSTAQTLVLDVPGWPGHLPGQHVDVRLTAPDGYQAARSYSLAGPADGERIEVTVQRVRDGEVSPYLVDTWAEGDPVEVRGPVGGWFVWRTDETAPVLLVAGGSGVVPLMAMVRARRAAGSRTPFRLIYSVRTPDDVIYADELRRRARDDQGLDVAYVYTRTAPEGWRGEPHRIGLADVNSHGWPPDLEPLCYVCGPTGFVETVADLLVGLGHPTRRVRTERFGPTG